The Nocardioides panzhihuensis genome has a segment encoding these proteins:
- a CDS encoding YciI family protein codes for MPEFMIAFNDEWVSEHTMDQLRTKRDASLAVLDEMKAAGIFLYSNGGIDASTAIFSVEADNGEPVFTDGPYVETKEHLGGFCVIDVPDEAAARYWAGRLAVALDWPQEVHRFPEMFSWE; via the coding sequence ATGCCCGAGTTCATGATCGCTTTCAACGACGAATGGGTCTCCGAGCACACGATGGACCAGCTGCGCACGAAGCGCGATGCGTCCCTGGCGGTGCTCGACGAGATGAAGGCCGCTGGGATCTTCCTCTACAGCAACGGCGGGATCGACGCCTCGACCGCCATCTTCAGCGTCGAGGCCGACAACGGCGAGCCGGTCTTCACCGACGGCCCGTATGTCGAGACCAAGGAGCACCTCGGCGGCTTCTGCGTCATCGACGTCCCCGACGAGGCCGCGGCCCGCTACTGGGCTGGCCGGTTGGCCGTCGCGCTCGACTGGCCGCAGGAGGTCCACCGGTTCCCGGAGATGTTCAGCTGGGAGTGA
- a CDS encoding M3 family metallopeptidase, whose product MSTPEPLALPETDAAEGWVKERTSTTLAHVRELAEQLRTAPPSQAIEVLKAWDQLSLELGSLAGLAGLLSNVHPVEAVRTACEDTEVEVDRLRTELTQDKALYDVFAQLSAQFSAGQTDALDPLAARLLEKTLQDFTRAGVDRDDATRARLTEINERLTELSLEFSRVTRDDVRITTATSEQLDGMPADWLEAHPVNDKGLVEITTDYPDALPARMFAKDPSVRRAVTVAGLERGWPHNDKVLKEMFELRHELATSVGYDDWPAFDAAVKMIGDGPAIPEFIDKIAGASEGRMKRDLEVLLDRYNRDVPGASAVSSADVLFYEELVRQEKYDVDSQVVRTFFDFAKVHQGLLDVTGRLFGLRYEPVSDVVTWHEDVSVFDVFLQDSNERLGRIYLDLHPREGKYKHAAQFDLAPGVNGRQLPEGVLVCNFSRGLMEHDHVVTLFHEFGHLIHHVLGGQGEWARFSGVATEWDFVEAPSQMLEEWAWDADVLRTFATDETGEPIPADLVGRMRAADDFGKGYHARQQMFYAAISYWFHKEQPDDLTRRLQELQAAYSPYPYIEGTHFFANFGHLGGYSSAYYTYMWSLVIAKDLFSAFDRDNLFDPEVAGRYRDLVLARGGEKDAADLVADFLGRPYSFDAYAAWLVS is encoded by the coding sequence ATGAGTACGCCTGAGCCGCTTGCCCTGCCCGAGACCGACGCCGCGGAGGGCTGGGTCAAGGAGCGTACGTCGACGACGCTGGCTCACGTGCGGGAGCTGGCCGAGCAGCTGCGGACTGCGCCGCCGAGCCAGGCGATCGAGGTGCTGAAGGCCTGGGACCAGCTCTCCCTCGAGCTCGGCTCTCTCGCCGGGCTGGCCGGTCTGCTCTCCAACGTGCACCCCGTCGAGGCGGTCCGCACCGCCTGCGAGGACACCGAGGTCGAGGTCGACCGCCTGCGCACCGAGCTCACCCAGGACAAAGCGCTCTACGACGTCTTCGCCCAGCTGTCGGCACAGTTCTCCGCCGGCCAGACCGACGCGCTCGACCCGCTCGCCGCCAGGCTCCTGGAGAAGACCTTGCAGGACTTCACCCGCGCGGGCGTCGACCGCGACGACGCCACCCGTGCCCGGCTCACCGAGATCAACGAACGGCTCACCGAGCTCAGCCTCGAGTTCTCCCGCGTGACCAGGGACGACGTACGCATCACCACAGCCACGTCCGAACAGCTGGACGGGATGCCCGCCGACTGGCTGGAGGCGCACCCGGTCAACGACAAGGGGCTCGTCGAGATCACCACCGACTATCCGGACGCCCTCCCGGCGCGGATGTTCGCGAAGGACCCCTCGGTCCGTCGCGCCGTCACTGTCGCAGGCCTCGAGCGCGGCTGGCCGCACAACGACAAGGTCTTGAAGGAGATGTTCGAGCTGCGCCACGAGCTGGCCACCTCGGTCGGTTACGACGACTGGCCAGCCTTCGACGCCGCAGTGAAGATGATCGGCGACGGACCGGCGATCCCGGAGTTCATCGACAAGATCGCCGGCGCCTCCGAGGGGCGGATGAAGCGTGACCTCGAGGTGCTCCTCGACCGCTACAACCGGGACGTCCCGGGAGCCAGTGCCGTCTCGTCGGCCGACGTCCTCTTCTACGAGGAGCTGGTGCGCCAGGAGAAGTACGACGTCGACAGCCAGGTGGTGCGTACGTTCTTCGACTTCGCGAAAGTGCACCAGGGGCTGCTGGACGTCACCGGACGCCTCTTCGGGCTGCGCTATGAACCGGTCTCCGACGTCGTCACCTGGCACGAGGACGTCAGCGTCTTCGACGTCTTTTTGCAGGACAGCAACGAGCGCCTCGGCCGGATCTATCTCGACCTCCACCCCCGCGAGGGCAAGTACAAGCACGCCGCGCAGTTCGACCTCGCCCCCGGCGTGAACGGCCGGCAGTTGCCCGAGGGCGTGCTGGTCTGCAACTTCTCCCGCGGACTGATGGAGCACGACCACGTCGTGACCCTCTTCCACGAGTTCGGCCACCTGATCCACCACGTCCTCGGTGGGCAGGGCGAGTGGGCGCGGTTCTCCGGGGTCGCGACGGAGTGGGACTTCGTCGAGGCGCCCAGCCAGATGCTCGAGGAGTGGGCCTGGGACGCGGACGTGCTGCGGACCTTCGCCACCGACGAGACCGGCGAGCCGATCCCGGCCGACCTGGTCGGGCGGATGCGGGCGGCCGACGACTTCGGCAAGGGCTACCACGCCCGGCAGCAGATGTTCTACGCCGCGATCTCCTACTGGTTCCACAAGGAGCAGCCCGACGACCTGACCAGGCGTCTCCAGGAGCTCCAGGCGGCGTACTCGCCCTATCCCTATATCGAGGGCACCCACTTCTTCGCCAACTTCGGACACCTGGGCGGCTACTCCTCGGCCTACTACACCTATATGTGGTCGCTGGTGATCGCCAAGGACCTGTTCAGCGCCTTCGACCGGGACAACCTGTTCGACCCCGAGGTGGCCGGTCGATACCGCGACCTGGTGCTCGCCCGCGGGGGCGAGAAGGACGCCGCCGACTTGGTCGCCGACTTCCTTGGACGACCGTATTCCTTCGATGCGTACGCGGCCTGGTTGGTCTCTTAG
- a CDS encoding mechanosensitive ion channel, translating into MDAVKDIDWVSLGGKVAAAIVILLVTWIIAKIVAWAFAKLTSKIPFLQKAGSDGDTIGKSLGSVAALLVWLFGLIALLDLFQLTAVLDPIKSLLDGVLGFLPNLIGAVFVFIIGALVAKVVRQLVETALGAVPFDKWLGSGSKLSGQVDKTVGVNAAADPRDASAPQSGAAAQIVKVIGLVLYAIIMIVVAIAALQILGISSISRPAELMLAMILAAIPKIIAAAILLGIGVVIARFAADVLGQIIDGLGFDRALHSMDVLPQGQSATPIVTKVIQIGIVLFFAVMAAQMLEFPQITRFIAEVLELGGRVVFGGAIIAAGVLIASVLAKIVPGSVSQILKYATIVLFVAIGLSFMGLADSIINLGFGAVVVGGAAAAALAFGLGGRDAAAKQLERLQSSGGGSSSTSPTTPTTPPTTPPPPQTPGV; encoded by the coding sequence ATGGATGCCGTGAAAGACATCGACTGGGTGAGTCTCGGTGGCAAGGTGGCCGCCGCGATTGTCATCCTCCTGGTCACCTGGATCATCGCGAAGATCGTCGCGTGGGCGTTCGCGAAGCTGACCTCGAAGATCCCGTTCCTCCAGAAGGCTGGAAGCGACGGGGACACCATCGGCAAGAGCCTCGGCTCCGTGGCCGCGCTATTGGTGTGGCTCTTCGGTCTGATCGCACTGCTCGACCTGTTCCAGCTCACCGCTGTGCTGGACCCGATCAAGAGCCTGCTCGACGGCGTGCTGGGCTTCCTGCCCAACCTGATCGGCGCGGTCTTCGTCTTCATCATCGGTGCGCTCGTCGCCAAGGTCGTCCGTCAGCTCGTCGAGACCGCGCTCGGTGCGGTCCCGTTCGACAAGTGGCTCGGCAGCGGCAGCAAGCTCTCCGGCCAGGTTGACAAGACGGTCGGCGTGAACGCCGCCGCGGACCCGCGCGACGCGTCGGCTCCGCAGTCGGGCGCAGCCGCGCAGATCGTTAAGGTCATCGGTCTCGTGCTCTACGCGATCATCATGATCGTGGTGGCCATCGCTGCTCTGCAGATTCTCGGGATCAGCTCGATCTCGCGGCCTGCCGAGCTCATGCTCGCCATGATCCTCGCCGCGATCCCGAAGATCATCGCTGCCGCGATCCTGCTCGGTATCGGTGTGGTCATCGCCCGCTTCGCCGCCGACGTCCTCGGTCAGATCATCGACGGGCTCGGCTTCGACCGGGCGCTCCACTCCATGGACGTGCTGCCGCAGGGTCAGAGCGCGACCCCGATCGTCACCAAGGTGATCCAGATCGGCATCGTGCTCTTCTTCGCCGTGATGGCGGCGCAGATGCTGGAGTTCCCGCAGATCACGAGGTTCATCGCCGAGGTTCTCGAGCTCGGTGGACGGGTCGTCTTCGGCGGCGCGATCATCGCTGCCGGTGTCCTGATCGCCTCGGTGCTCGCGAAGATCGTGCCGGGATCGGTCTCGCAGATCCTGAAGTACGCCACGATCGTGCTGTTCGTCGCGATCGGCCTGAGCTTCATGGGTCTGGCCGACTCCATCATCAACCTCGGCTTCGGTGCCGTGGTCGTCGGTGGCGCCGCCGCCGCGGCGCTCGCCTTCGGCCTGGGTGGTCGCGACGCTGCTGCCAAGCAGCTGGAGCGGCTCCAGTCCAGCGGTGGCGGGAGCTCGTCGACCAGCCCGACGACGCCGACGACCCCGCCGACGACTCCACCGCCGCCCCAGACGCCCGGCGTCTGA
- a CDS encoding PadR family transcriptional regulator, whose product MTYNNSNPWGEWIDQMGREFGKGGGPRRSHGWQGGPGWGGAGWGGPQGRGRGPAGPPPWITALLGFDNQPPQRPGPRVRRGDVRSAIIYVMAEAAEQAQVINGYQVIQQISERSSGEWRPSPGSVYPTIQQLEDEGLVESDDEHGRRAIRLTATGKTYAAEHRDELAAVWKPFDKAVDNAREQSRGGRGGQGMGDLAGFGILGGELAQVLPAVWQLATSGTDPQRQAAADILADTRRKLYGLLAAGDDETVPSEGRVTAEQIDEVEETDDGEPGSAPKA is encoded by the coding sequence ATGACGTACAACAACAGCAACCCTTGGGGTGAGTGGATCGACCAGATGGGTCGAGAGTTCGGCAAGGGCGGCGGCCCACGCCGCTCACATGGCTGGCAGGGTGGCCCTGGTTGGGGCGGAGCAGGATGGGGCGGCCCCCAGGGCCGCGGTCGGGGACCCGCCGGCCCGCCGCCGTGGATCACGGCGCTGCTCGGCTTCGACAACCAGCCCCCGCAGCGGCCCGGCCCCCGCGTCCGTCGAGGCGACGTACGCTCCGCGATCATCTACGTGATGGCCGAGGCGGCCGAGCAGGCCCAGGTGATCAACGGCTACCAGGTGATCCAGCAGATCTCCGAGCGCAGCTCGGGTGAGTGGCGCCCGAGCCCCGGCTCGGTCTACCCGACCATCCAGCAGCTCGAGGACGAGGGCCTTGTCGAGTCCGACGACGAGCACGGTCGCCGGGCGATCCGGCTCACCGCCACCGGCAAGACCTACGCCGCCGAGCACCGCGACGAGCTGGCCGCCGTGTGGAAGCCGTTCGACAAGGCCGTGGACAACGCTCGCGAGCAGAGCCGTGGCGGTCGTGGCGGGCAGGGGATGGGCGACCTCGCCGGCTTCGGGATCCTCGGCGGCGAGCTCGCCCAGGTGCTCCCGGCCGTGTGGCAGCTCGCCACCTCCGGCACCGACCCGCAGCGCCAGGCTGCAGCGGACATCCTCGCCGACACCCGGCGCAAGCTCTACGGCCTCCTGGCCGCCGGCGACGACGAGACCGTACCCAGTGAGGGCAGAGTGACAGCCGAGCAGATCGACGAGGTCGAGGAGACCGACGACGGCGAGCCCGGCTCCGCGCCCAAGGCCTGA
- a CDS encoding SIMPL domain-containing protein: protein MSEILINVRGSHSVEVPPEVGVVHAEVRFAGASPEVVMDRLRQGVARVRERLQRLESDGVVGRFVIQQARTSVDRDGPKGRDRMAVVHRATVWFRAEFVDFEELGAWVGRSATEEGVQVREVSWRLTKESQLNAERGVRQEAVRQAKVRAQDYADALDLGPVSVRSINDVGFHQDVAYASMAVGPEMDLAPDLAFDPDDITVHAEVEAAFAVGS, encoded by the coding sequence GTGAGCGAGATCCTGATCAACGTGCGCGGATCGCACAGCGTCGAAGTGCCGCCGGAGGTCGGGGTGGTGCACGCGGAGGTGCGGTTCGCCGGGGCCTCGCCGGAGGTCGTGATGGATCGGCTACGGCAGGGGGTGGCGAGGGTGCGCGAGAGGCTGCAGCGGCTCGAGAGCGACGGCGTCGTCGGCCGATTCGTCATCCAGCAGGCGCGCACGTCTGTCGACCGGGATGGTCCCAAGGGCCGCGATCGAATGGCGGTGGTGCATCGCGCCACGGTCTGGTTCCGGGCGGAGTTCGTCGACTTCGAGGAGCTGGGCGCGTGGGTCGGCCGGAGCGCCACCGAGGAGGGCGTCCAGGTGCGCGAGGTGTCCTGGCGGCTGACCAAGGAGAGCCAGCTGAACGCCGAGCGTGGCGTACGCCAGGAGGCGGTCCGCCAGGCCAAGGTGCGCGCGCAGGACTACGCGGACGCGCTCGACCTCGGTCCGGTCTCCGTGCGCAGCATCAACGATGTCGGCTTCCACCAGGACGTCGCGTACGCCTCGATGGCCGTCGGCCCAGAGATGGATCTGGCGCCAGATCTGGCCTTCGACCCCGACGACATCACGGTCCACGCCGAGGTGGAGGCGGCGTTCGCGGTCGGTTCCTAG
- a CDS encoding low temperature requirement protein A, translated as MNSTSSLRQMTGRDPREEHRSATPLELLFDLTFVVAFGVSGSELAHQLAEGHIAAGIAAFSFASFAICWAWINYSWMASAYDTDDWAFRLLTMVQMVGVIIMALGLPTLFESIHGGDRLHNEIVIAGYVVMRVALCGQWLRAWRQDPARRGAHQVYLATILVAQVFWCVIAVLPLSVPVAFAAMLVPMVIELTGPFLAERRFGGTPWHADHIAERYGLLTIITLGEGVIGTVAVMSAIVNEPELGWSLGAILLLAAGIGLTFGQWWTYFTIPWATMLERRRDRSFLWGYMHILVFASIAATGAGLHVAAYLLEHHSELSEVGTVLAVAIPVGSYALVLYLLYTLFMRVVDPFHLLLIGLTAAVLVASVVMAIAGVPVAWCLVVVVLAPVVTIVGHETVGHRHIAEHLDAL; from the coding sequence GTGAACTCAACCAGCAGCCTGCGACAGATGACCGGACGCGACCCGCGCGAGGAGCATCGGAGCGCGACGCCTCTGGAGCTGCTCTTCGACCTCACCTTCGTCGTGGCCTTCGGAGTGAGCGGCAGCGAGCTCGCCCATCAGCTCGCGGAGGGGCACATCGCGGCGGGGATCGCGGCGTTCTCCTTCGCGTCGTTCGCGATCTGCTGGGCCTGGATCAACTACTCCTGGATGGCCTCGGCCTACGACACCGACGACTGGGCGTTCCGGCTGCTGACGATGGTGCAGATGGTGGGCGTGATCATCATGGCTCTCGGCCTGCCGACGCTCTTCGAGAGCATCCACGGCGGCGACCGTCTCCACAACGAGATCGTGATCGCCGGGTACGTCGTGATGCGGGTCGCGCTGTGCGGCCAGTGGCTGCGCGCATGGCGTCAGGATCCGGCACGGCGCGGTGCGCACCAGGTCTACCTCGCCACCATCCTCGTCGCACAGGTGTTCTGGTGCGTGATCGCGGTGCTTCCGCTCAGCGTGCCGGTCGCGTTCGCGGCGATGCTCGTGCCGATGGTGATCGAGCTGACCGGCCCCTTTCTGGCCGAGCGTCGCTTCGGCGGCACCCCCTGGCACGCCGACCACATCGCCGAGCGCTACGGCCTGCTGACGATCATCACCCTCGGCGAGGGCGTGATCGGCACCGTCGCGGTGATGTCGGCGATCGTCAACGAGCCGGAGCTGGGCTGGAGCCTCGGCGCGATCCTTCTGCTCGCCGCCGGCATCGGCCTGACCTTCGGCCAGTGGTGGACCTACTTCACGATCCCGTGGGCCACCATGCTCGAGCGGCGCCGCGACCGCTCGTTCCTGTGGGGCTACATGCACATCCTGGTCTTCGCCTCGATCGCCGCCACCGGCGCCGGCCTGCACGTGGCCGCCTACCTGCTCGAGCACCACTCCGAGCTCAGCGAGGTCGGCACGGTCCTCGCCGTCGCGATTCCCGTCGGGTCGTACGCCCTGGTCCTCTATCTCCTCTACACCCTGTTCATGCGCGTCGTCGACCCGTTCCACCTGCTGCTGATCGGCCTCACCGCGGCCGTGCTGGTCGCCAGCGTCGTGATGGCGATCGCGGGCGTGCCGGTGGCCTGGTGTCTCGTCGTCGTCGTCCTGGCGCCGGTCGTCACCATCGTCGGCCATGAGACCGTCGGCCACCGCCACATTGCCGAACACCTCGACGCGCTCTGA
- a CDS encoding ROK family transcriptional regulator — MPDSTTTADVLALVRSGRALTRSDLQKTTGLSRTAVVSRVSALVEAGLILAGEELASTGGRPPGSLSFNADAGVVLAVAIGRSRSQLAVFDLDGRELAGDTRDHEVGIAADDLMPDVTDRLERLLEGIEPPVLGVGMSLPGVVDPVRLVSVDSPVMRGWDGVPLAPYFDRLTDGPLVLVNDTDALATAELFGSGLHPRDALVVKASTGLGLAVIADGRVLRGHAGAVGEIGHTRVESAGDRPCRCGATGCLETVAAGWALTQGLVDSGVSAGHIRDLVAAALAGDAIARGLLREAGRQLGEVLAIAINLLNPEVVVIGGDMAGAFDLYTAGVRETVYSRSTALATRDLTFVPSTHADSTGMVGCAAVVINHLLSAESLDVHLGAIAK; from the coding sequence ATGCCCGACTCCACAACGACCGCCGACGTACTCGCTCTGGTGCGCTCTGGCCGCGCCCTGACTCGCAGCGACCTGCAGAAGACGACCGGGCTGTCGCGTACGGCTGTGGTCTCTCGGGTCTCGGCCCTCGTCGAGGCCGGGCTGATCCTCGCCGGGGAGGAGCTCGCCTCGACCGGCGGCCGACCCCCGGGCTCGCTGAGCTTCAACGCCGACGCCGGGGTCGTCCTGGCGGTGGCGATCGGGCGCTCCCGGAGCCAGCTCGCCGTCTTCGACCTCGACGGCCGCGAGCTCGCCGGCGACACGCGTGACCACGAGGTCGGCATCGCCGCCGACGACCTCATGCCCGACGTCACCGACCGGCTCGAGCGGCTCCTGGAGGGCATCGAGCCGCCGGTTCTGGGCGTCGGGATGAGCCTTCCGGGCGTGGTCGACCCCGTCCGCCTGGTCTCGGTCGACTCACCGGTGATGCGAGGCTGGGACGGCGTCCCGCTCGCGCCCTACTTCGACCGGCTCACCGACGGCCCGCTGGTGCTCGTCAACGACACCGACGCGCTGGCCACGGCCGAGCTCTTCGGCAGCGGACTGCACCCGCGCGACGCGCTCGTCGTGAAGGCGTCGACCGGCCTCGGCCTGGCGGTCATCGCCGACGGCCGGGTCCTGCGCGGTCACGCCGGTGCCGTCGGCGAGATCGGCCACACTCGGGTCGAGTCCGCCGGCGATCGCCCCTGCCGCTGCGGCGCGACCGGCTGCCTGGAGACGGTCGCGGCGGGCTGGGCCCTGACCCAGGGCCTGGTCGACTCCGGCGTCTCCGCCGGCCACATCCGTGATCTCGTCGCGGCGGCCCTCGCCGGCGACGCCATCGCCCGGGGTCTGCTGCGCGAGGCCGGGCGGCAGCTCGGCGAGGTGCTGGCGATCGCGATCAACCTGCTCAACCCCGAGGTCGTCGTCATCGGCGGCGACATGGCCGGTGCCTTCGACCTCTACACCGCAGGCGTACGCGAGACCGTCTACTCCCGGTCGACCGCCCTGGCCACCCGCGACCTGACCTTCGTCCCCTCCACCCACGCCGACTCCACCGGCATGGTCGGCTGCGCCGCCGTGGTCATCAACCACCTGCTCTCGGCCGAGAGCCTCGACGTCCATCTCGGCGCGATCGCCAAGTAG
- the edd gene encoding phosphogluconate dehydratase — translation MTAVAPTVADVTARLVERSAATRADYLARIAAARATGPARGRLACSNLAHGFAASTAPEKAELKMVSPAAKPNVAIVTSYNDMLSAHAPYETYPPLLKAAVMRAGGLAQVAGGVPAMCDGITQGRDGMQVSLFSRDVIAMSAGIALSHDMFDAALMLGVCDKIVPGLLIGALSFGHLPTVFVPAGPMSSGLPNKEKARVRQRYAAGEATREELLEAEAASYHSRGTCTFYGTANSNQLLMEVLGLHLPGSSFASPDTLLRAALNRAAAERATELALTGGPGVGEMIDEKSIINACVALLASGGSTNHTLHLVAIARAAGIQLTWSDISDLSPVVPLLSRMYPNGSADVNHFHAAGGVSFLIRTLLEAGLLHEDVTTILGRGLSTYTQEMRLTSDGGEVELVEGAPVSGDLDVLRPADDPFSPDGGLRMLTGELGTAVIKTSAVAPEHRLVSAPAMVFDDQADFLAAFSEGRLDGRDFVAVLRYQGPAANGMPELHKLTPALGVMQDRGQKVAIVTDGRMSGASGKVPAAIHLTPEAALGGPLARVLDGDLITVDADSGALTIAVDPDEFAHRPTTGRAPLDAEWRGTGRELFGAFRATVGPADTGASVFAFASVQQSPSSQESPVHV, via the coding sequence GTGACTGCCGTTGCCCCTACCGTCGCCGACGTCACCGCTCGACTCGTCGAGCGTTCCGCCGCCACCCGTGCCGACTACCTGGCCCGCATCGCAGCCGCCCGGGCGACCGGGCCGGCCCGGGGCCGACTCGCGTGCAGCAACCTGGCCCACGGCTTCGCGGCCTCCACCGCTCCGGAGAAGGCCGAGCTCAAGATGGTCAGCCCCGCGGCGAAGCCCAACGTCGCGATCGTGACCTCCTACAACGACATGCTCTCCGCGCACGCGCCGTACGAGACCTACCCGCCGCTCCTCAAGGCCGCGGTCATGCGGGCCGGCGGGCTCGCGCAGGTCGCCGGTGGCGTACCCGCGATGTGCGACGGGATCACCCAGGGCCGCGACGGCATGCAGGTCTCCCTCTTCTCCCGCGACGTGATCGCGATGTCGGCCGGGATCGCCCTCTCGCACGACATGTTCGACGCCGCGCTGATGCTCGGCGTGTGCGACAAGATCGTGCCGGGCCTGCTGATCGGCGCGCTCTCCTTCGGTCACCTGCCGACCGTCTTCGTGCCGGCCGGTCCGATGTCCTCGGGCCTCCCCAACAAGGAGAAGGCCCGAGTCCGACAGCGGTACGCAGCGGGCGAGGCGACCCGTGAGGAGCTGCTCGAGGCCGAGGCCGCGAGCTACCACTCCCGCGGCACCTGCACCTTCTACGGCACCGCCAACTCCAACCAGCTCCTGATGGAGGTGCTCGGCCTGCACCTGCCGGGCTCGTCCTTCGCCTCCCCGGACACCCTGCTGCGCGCCGCGCTCAACCGCGCCGCCGCCGAGCGTGCCACCGAGCTGGCGTTGACCGGTGGCCCGGGCGTCGGCGAGATGATCGACGAGAAGTCGATCATCAACGCCTGTGTCGCGCTGCTGGCCTCAGGTGGCTCGACCAACCACACGCTCCACCTGGTCGCCATCGCCCGCGCTGCGGGGATTCAGCTGACCTGGTCCGACATCTCCGACCTGTCGCCGGTGGTGCCGCTGCTCAGCCGGATGTACCCCAACGGCTCCGCCGACGTGAACCACTTCCATGCGGCCGGCGGCGTCAGCTTCCTGATCCGTACGCTGCTCGAGGCCGGGCTGCTCCACGAGGACGTCACCACGATCCTCGGTCGGGGACTGTCGACCTACACCCAGGAGATGCGACTCACCAGCGACGGCGGCGAGGTCGAGCTGGTCGAGGGTGCCCCGGTGTCCGGTGATCTCGACGTGTTGCGCCCGGCCGACGACCCGTTCTCGCCCGACGGCGGCCTGCGGATGCTGACCGGCGAGCTCGGCACCGCGGTCATCAAGACCTCGGCGGTCGCGCCTGAGCACCGGCTGGTCTCCGCACCGGCGATGGTCTTCGACGACCAGGCCGACTTCCTCGCCGCCTTCTCCGAGGGTCGCCTCGATGGTCGCGACTTCGTCGCGGTGCTGCGCTACCAGGGCCCCGCGGCCAACGGGATGCCGGAGCTGCACAAGCTGACCCCGGCTCTCGGAGTGATGCAGGACCGCGGCCAAAAGGTCGCCATCGTCACCGACGGCCGGATGTCCGGGGCGTCGGGGAAGGTGCCCGCCGCCATCCACCTCACTCCCGAGGCCGCGCTCGGCGGACCGCTCGCCCGCGTGCTGGACGGTGACCTGATCACCGTGGACGCCGATTCCGGCGCCCTGACCATCGCGGTCGACCCCGACGAGTTCGCGCACCGCCCGACGACCGGCCGGGCGCCGCTCGACGCCGAGTGGCGCGGCACCGGACGCGAGCTCTTCGGCGCCTTCCGTGCCACTGTGGGTCCGGCCGACACCGGCGCGTCCGTCTTCGCCTTCGCCTCCGTCCAGCAGAGCCCGTCCTCACAGGAGAGCCCCGTCCATGTCTGA
- the eda gene encoding bifunctional 4-hydroxy-2-oxoglutarate aldolase/2-dehydro-3-deoxy-phosphogluconate aldolase has protein sequence MSDLTSTDLLDLSPVIPVVVIETLDQAVPVARALAEGGVPLVELTLRTPVALDAIRAIAAEAPEVVIGAGTVTTPELAKEAAAAGAQFLVSPGATPTLLGAMRDTGLPFLPGTATVSEALAVLETGHTAMKFFPAEASGGVKFLGSLASVLPDVRFCPTGGISLATAPSYLSLHNVGCVGGSWLTPAEALASGDWDRVTALAAATAALR, from the coding sequence ATGTCTGACCTCACGTCCACCGACCTGCTCGACCTCTCCCCGGTGATCCCGGTCGTCGTCATCGAGACCCTCGACCAGGCGGTGCCCGTGGCCCGCGCCCTCGCCGAGGGCGGTGTGCCCCTGGTCGAGCTGACCCTGCGTACGCCGGTGGCGCTCGACGCCATCCGGGCCATCGCCGCCGAGGCGCCCGAGGTCGTGATCGGTGCCGGCACGGTGACCACTCCCGAGCTCGCGAAGGAGGCAGCCGCCGCCGGGGCCCAGTTCCTGGTCTCGCCGGGAGCCACGCCCACGCTGCTCGGCGCCATGCGCGACACCGGCCTGCCGTTCCTGCCCGGCACCGCCACCGTCTCCGAGGCCCTCGCGGTGCTCGAGACCGGTCACACCGCGATGAAGTTCTTCCCTGCCGAGGCCTCTGGCGGCGTGAAGTTCCTGGGGTCGCTGGCGTCGGTGCTGCCCGACGTACGTTTCTGCCCCACCGGTGGCATCTCGCTCGCCACCGCCCCCAGCTACCTCAGCCTCCACAACGTCGGCTGCGTCGGTGGCTCCTGGCTCACGCCCGCCGAGGCGCTCGCCTCCGGCGACTGGGACCGCGTGACCGCGCTGGCAGCAGCCACCGCCGCGCTCCGCTGA